From the Platichthys flesus chromosome 6, fPlaFle2.1, whole genome shotgun sequence genome, one window contains:
- the prr5l gene encoding proline-rich protein 5-like: MMGSFRRPRPRFMSSPVLSDLARFHASSPALHISNTSVWNSVQSAVIKVFQGGALQTNELYKLNESIRWLLKTEMGSFITEYFQNQLLTRGLSDVLDQILLQSGDERLVTLGDTWDRFFTETLPTLQAIFYPVQGQELTVRQMVLLAFRDLVLLKLHLEDTLGTAASIPPPVTQMLLVLQGIHESGTPSLEYYQLERLVEVVVCPYVSNVLHNTNHLLLESRHLRLSGSLLGDQPEITVCQHHSSSSDSASLAPLVEQEGEAYLEKVGGVRRHTVANAHSDVRLLSASGRFHAGTERSNGVGGGAGGVRFMVGGGSMSPFSSQPDMVESTRGGVICLPDS; encoded by the exons ATGATGGGATCTTTCCGACGTCCCAGGCCTCGGTTCATGAGTTCGCCGGTTCTGTCGGACCTCGCCCGCTTCCACGCCAGCTCACCAGCTCTACACATCTCCAACACCAGCGTGTGGAACAG CGTCCAATCAGCTGTGATCAAGGTGTTCCAGGGCGGAGCTCTGCAGACCAACGAGCTGTACAAGCTGAACGAGAGCATCAG GTGGCTCCTGAAAACAGAGATGGGCTCCTTCATCACAGAGTACTTCCAG aacCAGCTGCTGACTCGGGGTCTGTCTGACGTCCTGGATCAGATCCTCCTCCAGTCCG GGGACGAGCGTCTCGTCACTCTGGGAGACACGTGGGACAGATTCTTCACAGAGACACTTCCCACCCTGCAGGCCATCTTCTACCCAGTCcag ggtcaGGAGCTGACTGTCAGGCAGATGGTTCTTCTGGCCTTCAGAGACCTGGTGCTGTTAAAGCTCCACCTGGAGGACACTCTGGGAACTGCTGCCTCCATCCCCCCACCTGTGACTCAGATGCTGCTGGTactgcag ggAATCCACGAGTCTGGCACTCCCAGTCTGGAGTATTACCAGCTGGAGCGACTGGTGGAGGTCGTTGTGTGTCCGTACGTCAGCAACGTGCTGCACAACACTAACCATCTGCTGTTAG AGTCCCGTCATCTGCGGCTGTCGGGGTCGTTGCTAGGTGACCAGCCAGAGATCACGGTCTGTCAGCATCACAGCTCCTCCTCCGACTCGGCGTCTCTGGCGCCCCTGGTGGAGCAGGAGGGCGAGGCCTACCTGGAGAAGGTCGGAGGCGTGCGGCGCCACACGGTGGCCAACGCTCACTCAGACGTGCGGCTGCTGTCGGCCTCGGGCAGGTTCCACGCCGGAACAGAGAGGAGCAACGGGGTGGGGGGTGGCGCCGGTGGTGTGAGGTTCATGGTCGGGGGCGGGTCGATGAGTCCCTTCTCCAGCCAACCGGACATGGTGGAGTCTACGAGGGGCGGAGTTATCTGCCTTCCTGACAGCTaa